A genomic window from Silene latifolia isolate original U9 population chromosome Y, ASM4854445v1, whole genome shotgun sequence includes:
- the LOC141634376 gene encoding putative mitochondrial protein AtMg00240 gives MEPNLQLGTDQSALLTDPECYRRLVGRLVYLAVTRPNLAFAVHTLSQFLHNSREAHMEAALRVFRYLKSSPGQGILLCSDSDLTVSGWCDSDWSTCALTRRSVTGWFVFLGGSPVS, from the coding sequence ATGGAACCCAACCTTCAGCTTGGTACTGACCAGAGTGCTTTGCTTACTGATCCTGAATGCTATAGACGATTAGTAGGTCGCTTGGTGTATCTCGCTGTTACTCGTCCCAACTTGGCCTTCGCTGTTCACACTTTATCTCAATTTCTTCATAACTCGCGTGAGGCTCATATGGAGGCCGCTCTACGGGTTTTTCGCTATCTGAAAAGCAGTCCAGGACAAGGTATTTTATTATGTTCTGACAGTGACCTTACGGTCTCAGGCTGGTGCGACTCTGACTGGAGTACTTGCGCGTTAACCCGTCGATCCGTGACAGGTTGGTTTGTGTTTCTTGGTGGTTCTCCTGTCTCGTGA